Proteins encoded by one window of Synechococcus sp. MVIR-18-1:
- a CDS encoding DUF1214 domain-containing protein: MRALPIALTLGLLFGGLAERGQIAQAQSVDVTTIKDELSPSEFRAYGESSPKKLKSRLGELTFTKGGFAGGYPSLETIDTLKNELDFQKATQAYIWAAPIVSYARWLESHEELFGAKDGQIVRLTSPKAKQGILTANATTPYAVAFADLSRTGPLVFDIPKGLSAGVVNDIWQRGIHDFGMSGPDQGNGAKLLVLAPQMAIPDGLDTNEYTVIRNGSNIAFFGIRALMPDPAEADQLLSSFRIFPYAERANPTLNPIIDVDESTEWGQWQPHGMAYWKALKKIMDREVFEDRDRFFLSMLASLGLEKGQPLQLTATQAEVLKEAAVIGEAMLKSITFDKPFSNNDLYKGTNWDQLMVVTVDDRDGDMDQLYRRAAFTWEAVSRGKAYYIEKAGIGQQYRTAYKDGNGNFLEGDKHYKLTMPPNAPAEVFWSIVVYDVNSRTLILNDEGRAALSSRTGLIENDDGSVTMHFSPELPDGVEKANWIQTNPKESWFSYLRFYGPTQAYFDQTYPLQDIMPVN; encoded by the coding sequence ATGCGTGCTCTCCCGATCGCTTTGACCTTGGGCCTTTTGTTTGGGGGATTAGCTGAGCGAGGACAGATCGCCCAAGCTCAATCCGTTGATGTCACAACCATCAAAGATGAACTTAGCCCCAGTGAATTCAGGGCCTATGGAGAAAGTTCACCTAAGAAACTGAAATCTCGCCTTGGTGAACTCACATTCACCAAGGGCGGTTTTGCAGGCGGTTACCCCAGTCTTGAGACCATCGATACTCTTAAGAATGAGCTCGATTTTCAAAAGGCAACACAGGCGTACATCTGGGCCGCTCCGATTGTCAGTTATGCCCGATGGCTTGAGTCCCATGAAGAGCTTTTCGGTGCCAAAGATGGCCAGATCGTGCGGCTCACCTCTCCTAAGGCGAAGCAGGGAATTCTGACGGCAAATGCCACAACTCCCTATGCAGTTGCCTTTGCCGATCTCTCTAGAACAGGGCCACTGGTTTTTGACATTCCCAAAGGACTGTCAGCAGGGGTTGTCAATGACATCTGGCAGCGTGGCATTCATGATTTCGGGATGTCTGGTCCGGATCAGGGCAATGGCGCGAAGCTGCTCGTCCTTGCGCCTCAGATGGCCATCCCCGATGGTTTGGATACCAATGAGTACACCGTCATTCGCAATGGCTCGAACATTGCGTTTTTTGGGATCAGGGCTCTGATGCCTGATCCTGCTGAGGCGGATCAGCTGTTATCAAGTTTCCGCATCTTTCCCTATGCAGAACGTGCCAATCCCACCCTGAATCCGATCATTGATGTGGATGAAAGCACGGAGTGGGGGCAATGGCAGCCCCATGGGATGGCCTACTGGAAGGCATTGAAAAAAATCATGGATCGCGAAGTTTTTGAAGATCGCGATCGCTTCTTTTTGAGCATGCTCGCCTCGCTTGGTCTGGAGAAGGGCCAACCCTTACAGCTCACGGCGACTCAGGCTGAGGTCTTGAAAGAAGCTGCCGTGATCGGTGAGGCCATGCTCAAATCGATCACCTTTGACAAGCCCTTCTCAAACAATGATCTTTACAAGGGCACGAACTGGGATCAGCTGATGGTGGTCACAGTGGATGACCGAGATGGTGATATGGATCAGCTATATCGCAGGGCTGCCTTTACCTGGGAGGCTGTTTCAAGGGGCAAGGCTTATTACATCGAGAAGGCAGGCATCGGACAGCAATACCGGACGGCTTACAAGGATGGCAATGGCAACTTTTTGGAAGGCGACAAGCACTACAAGCTGACGATGCCGCCCAATGCGCCTGCGGAGGTGTTCTGGTCGATTGTGGTTTATGACGTCAATTCGCGCACGCTGATTCTCAACGATGAAGGCAGGGCTGCACTGAGCTCAAGAACGGGTCTGATTGAAAACGACGATGGTTCAGTGACGATGCACTTCAGCCCTGAATTGCCGGACGGCGTTGAAAAAGCCAATTGGATTCAAACCAATCCCAAGGAGAGCTGGTTCTCCTATCTGCGCTTTTACGGACCGACTCAGGCCTATTTCGATCAGACCTATCCCTTGCAGGACATCATGCCTGTGAACTAA
- a CDS encoding DUF1214 domain-containing protein has translation MSHRLRRFLCLLPLLTLCPIAAAQETVESYLREYPNQEQVKMMNTWLEKNEKGSFKFTGLVDPSDTTVVTPQATVDYGYNWFSISDGPAILTTPTYDKFLSVSVFDMKHNVPAVITNPAKPILLKRPGQAVPAGDFEVVELETDQGLVLTRMVVVDNLDAVVASRSQFQLQGGKGDMQREVQQFSSETTKNAQAVIDTVISYLNPDEAFGRVSGDISFLDLAAGVKLGQLGTPADTVRYGAIMVDDTGAPLRGDATYTLTVPSGLYNSGGYFSVTLYGTDNKLLIPNDLKIYDQTTFSSEPNQDGTTTITLSPSGGGKNGIPTGKDFYGVLRAYVPAPGAIMKVKVQKQ, from the coding sequence ATGTCTCACCGCCTTCGTCGTTTTCTCTGTCTTCTGCCTCTGCTGACTCTGTGTCCAATCGCAGCAGCGCAGGAAACTGTCGAGTCGTACTTGAGGGAGTATCCGAATCAGGAACAGGTCAAGATGATGAACACTTGGCTGGAGAAAAACGAGAAGGGGAGCTTCAAGTTCACCGGTTTGGTGGATCCCAGCGACACGACGGTGGTTACGCCTCAAGCCACTGTTGACTACGGCTACAACTGGTTTTCGATCTCAGACGGCCCGGCGATTCTCACAACGCCGACTTACGACAAATTCCTGTCGGTGTCGGTCTTCGATATGAAGCACAACGTGCCGGCTGTCATCACCAACCCAGCAAAGCCGATCCTGCTCAAGCGACCAGGCCAGGCGGTCCCCGCAGGTGACTTTGAGGTGGTCGAGCTTGAAACGGATCAGGGTCTTGTGTTGACCAGGATGGTGGTTGTCGACAACCTTGACGCCGTTGTCGCCTCCCGTAGCCAATTCCAGTTGCAGGGTGGTAAGGGAGACATGCAGCGTGAGGTTCAGCAATTCAGTTCAGAGACAACAAAGAACGCCCAGGCCGTTATCGATACGGTGATCTCCTATCTCAACCCGGATGAAGCCTTCGGTCGGGTCAGCGGCGACATCAGCTTCCTGGACCTCGCAGCCGGAGTCAAGCTGGGTCAACTAGGAACGCCAGCGGACACGGTTCGTTACGGCGCGATCATGGTTGACGACACTGGCGCACCACTTCGAGGTGATGCGACCTACACCCTGACTGTGCCCTCTGGTCTCTACAACTCAGGCGGCTACTTCTCAGTGACCCTCTACGGAACCGATAACAAACTGCTGATCCCAAACGATCTGAAGATCTACGACCAGACCACATTTTCCTCAGAGCCGAACCAAGACGGCACAACAACAATCACGCTGAGTCCTAGTGGGGGTGGAAAAAACGGAATTCCCACCGGCAAAGACTTTTATGGAGTCCTTCGTGCGTACGTGCCAGCCCCTGGAGCGATCATGAAAGTGAAGGTCCAGAAGCAGTAA
- a CDS encoding DUF3721 domain-containing protein, with the protein MSVAIALVAVFVGSSPALAHGKGLYSTEAEAQARADDIGCTSVHQNNGKWMPCADERELHQQLRKQ; encoded by the coding sequence ATGTCAGTTGCGATCGCTCTGGTGGCAGTCTTTGTAGGGAGCAGCCCAGCGCTTGCCCATGGCAAAGGCCTTTACTCCACTGAGGCCGAGGCTCAGGCGCGAGCCGATGACATTGGCTGTACGAGCGTCCATCAAAACAATGGGAAATGGATGCCTTGTGCGGATGAACGAGAACTGCACCAACAACTACGCAAGCAATGA